In Primulina eburnea isolate SZY01 chromosome 5, ASM2296580v1, whole genome shotgun sequence, a single window of DNA contains:
- the LOC140833082 gene encoding ubiquitin carboxyl-terminal hydrolase 2-like isoform X3: MGKKVNKKARSVQKEKRVSSPSPKILPEQCSINAEAPHIDGVAVKERGVCSHIDRGIDWDKLSVKLDPSEPFKCEDCRESALDRRANKGKPKHGKKGGINSKSELKAIWICLGCGHFSCGGIGFPTISNSHAVRHAKQNHHPLAIQFENLQLLWCFPCDKLLTFEKPEDIDERKNVIHEVAKMLKARPSKGSTINVEDVWFGSGSGTSAMKSEYSVPNKADERVGYSVRGLINLGNTCFFNSIMQNLLAINQLRDYLFEFDESVGPLSASLRKLFLETSAEAGLKGVINPRSLFGSLCSKAPQFRGYQQHDSHELLRCLLDSLCTEEMSARKQVKSSLADGTTSIAKPTFVDAIFGGQLSSTVCCLECGHSSTIYEPFLDLSLPVPTKKPPSKRSQPATRGKKIKLPLKQGGRIDSKVNRDEPILPAESVSDQSTFVDSYTLMQPRVQTAELPVDSASSISIDLNAVVLDMGLTHQDLSDSQEAKNHTEVNNVGEQSISSNVLTWLDYLEPNLVSNDYDGTSETHEVSADQGSADKNVFQNDVSIPITFYCRIGSDLESECAVSTMPLDSSCQFNPLDQGIVTHQQDASSQYVEKQNEISQSDEKLSTDHSLIKEVIQLNADVGHSLVNDSTVEVCSSGCDTVNPSQVKESEVIFLPYKEDASSSFELLGEEIEITSEVVSDEHASQEFDGFGDLFNEPEVTLELGTSYPACEATDAMKNEVGNSSDSDPGEVDNSDVSVSVESCLAFFTRPELLSKDEYAWQCDNCSKVLQQGTRRKLRKLKTKIVPNGCDDTNANGPLEGCGNNLHEVEIISGMMENDAFDGSDGMLVPHNQEMHDISNSMLSNHQESKMNMIACQSENQVSMKPNLCHGMSECSCSNSQILDSCCGKRDADSVGLTETDLLPEKCESEVSEGEEVDSKSLKVKRDATKSILISKAPSVLTIHLKRFSQDARGRLSKLNGHVNFRETIDFNPYMKPRNDS; encoded by the exons ATGGGGAAAAAGGTCAACAAGAAAGCAAGAAGTGTTCAAAAAGAGAAGCGTGTCTCCTCACCTTCTCCTAAAATACTTCCCGAACAATGCAGCATCAATGCTGAAGCTCCTCACATTGACGGAGTTGCAGTTAAAGAAAGAGGAGTATGTTCTCATATAGATAGAGGGATTGATTGGGACAAACTTTCTGTCAAACTAGACCCATCAGAACCTTTTAAATGTGAAGATTGTCGAGAAAGTGCCTTGGATAGACGAGCAAATAAAGGAAAACCTAAACATGGGAAGAAAGGAGGAATCAATTCAAAATCAGAGTTGAAAGCAATTTGGATTTGCTTGGGATGTGGGCATTTCTCTTGTGGAGGCATTGGATTCCCCACCATATCTAACAGCCACGCAGTTCGGCATGCAAAACAGAATCACCATCCATTGGCCATACAGTTTGAAAATCTTCAACTGTTGTGGTGTTTCCCTTGCGATAAATTACTCACTTTTGAAAAGCCGGAAGACATAGATGAACGGAAGAATGTCATACATGAGGTTGCTAAAATGCTGAAAGCACGACCAAGTAAAGGATCCACTATTAATGTGGAGGATGTTTGGTTTGGAAGTGGGAGTGGAACTAGTGCAATGAAATCGGAATACTCTGTACCCAACAAGGCAGATGAAAGAGTTGGCTATTCAGTAAgaggtttaattaatttaggaaaTACCTGTTTCTTTAATTCGATAATGCAGAATTTATTGGCAATAAATCAGTTGCGGGATTACCTTTTTGAATTTGATGAATCTGTTGGTCCACTTAGTGCTTCTCTGAGAAAGCTTTTCTTGGAAACCAGTGCTGAAGCTGGTTTAAAAGGTGTGATAAATCCCAGATCTTTATTTGGTAGTCTTTGTAGCAAGGCTCCTCAGTTTAGGGGATATCAGCAACATGATAGCCATGAGTTACTAAGATGTTTGCTTGATAGTTTGTGTACCGAAGAGATGAGTGCTAGAAAGCAAGTCAAATCTTCGTTGGCCGATGGGACAACTTCTATAGCAAAGCCTACATTTGTAGATGCCATCTTTGGTGGACAGCTTTCAAGCACTGTTTGCTGTTTGGAATGTGGGCACTCTTCAACAATTTACGAGCCCTTTTTGGACCTCTCGTTGCCAGTTCCTACCAAGAAACCTCCATCCAAACGGTCTCAACCTGCCACTCGGGGCAAGAAAATCAAACTGCCTCTTAAGCAAGGCGGGAGGATTGACTCCAAAGTTAACAGAGATGAACCTATTCTTCCAGCAGAAAGTGTTTCTGATCAATCAACTTTTGTCGACTCTTACACTTTAATGCAGCCTAGAGTACAAACTGCTGAGCTTCCAGTTGATTCTGCATCATCAATATCCATTGATTTAAACGCTGTTGTTCTTGATATGGGTTTAACACATCAAGATCTTTCAGATAGTCAGGAAGCAAAAAACCATACAGAAGTTAATAATGTTGGAGAGCAGTCAATCTCATCGAATGTTTTAACATGGTTGGATTACCTTGAGCCAAATCTGGTGTCAAATGACTATGATGGTACCTCAGAAACTCATGAAGTGTCTGCAGACCAGGGTTCTGCagataaaaatgtttttcaGAATGATGTCTCAATACCCATTACTTTCTACTGTAGGATTGGTAGTGATTTAGAATCTGAATGTGCTGTTTCGACAATGCCCTTGGATAGTTCCTGTCAGTTTAATCCTCTTGACCAAGGTATAGTAACCCATCAACAAGATGCATCTTCACAATATGTGGAGAAGCAAAATGAAATTTCTCAATCTGATGAGAAGCTCTCTACAGACCATTCATTGATCAAGGAAGTCATCCAGCTAAATGCTGATGTAGGTCATAGCTTAGTTAATGATTCAACGGTTGAAGTGTGCTCTTCAGGCTGCGACACTGTAAACCCGTCACAGGTTAAGGAATCTGAAGTTATTTTTCTTCCTTATAAAGAAGATGCTTCATCTAGTTTTGAGTTATTGGGAGAAGAAATTGAGATCACCTCAGAAGTGGTCAGTGATGAACATGCTTCTCAAGAATTTGATGGCTTTGGAGACTTATTCAATGAACCTGAAGTTACCTTGGAGCTTGGGACCTCATATCCTGCTTGTGAGGCAACTGATGCCATGAAAAATGAAGTGGGAAATAGTAGTGATTCTGATCCTGGTGAGGTTGATAATTCTGATGTTTCCGTGTCGGTCGAGAGTTGTTTGGCCTTTTTTACAAGGCCCGAGCTTCTTTCCAAGGACGAGTATGCTTGGCAGTGTGATAATTGCTCAAAAGTTTTGCAACAAGGAACAAGGAGGAAATTGCGAAAGCTTAAAACCAAAATAGTGCCAAATGGTTGTGATGATACAAATGCAAATGGTCCGTTGGAGGGTTGCGGCAATAATCTCCATGAAGTTGAGATCATCAGCGGGATGATGGAAAATGATGCATTTGATGGTTCCGATGGCATGTTGGTGCCACACAATCAGGAGATGCATGATATCAGCAATAGCATGCTCAGCAACCATCAAGAAAGCAAGATGAATATGATAGCTTGTCAATCAGAAAACCAAGTGTCTATGAAGCCAAATTTGTGTCATGGTATGTCAGAATGTTCATGTTCCAATAGTCAAATTCTTGATTCATGCTGTGGTAAACGTGATGCTGATAGTGTTGGGCTTACTGAAACTGATTTATTGCCTGAAAAATGTGAATCAGAGGTGAGTGAGGGAGAGGAGGTGGACTCAAAGAGTCTCAAAGTAAAGAGGGATGCAACTAAGAGTATACTAATCAGTAAGGCTCCTTCTGTGTTGACAATCCATCTAAAGAGGTTTAGTCAAGATGCTCGAGGTCGCTTGAGTAAATTAAATGGACATGTGAATTTCAGAGAGACGATTGATTTCAATCCATATATGAAGCCCAG aAATGATTCATAG